In the Pelomicrobium methylotrophicum genome, one interval contains:
- a CDS encoding alpha/beta fold hydrolase: MTPRHGRLLCLDPHGFHRVAYTEWGDRSNPHVVVCVHGLTRNRRDFDFLAMALAEHCRVVCMDVVGRGDSDWLEHKEDYGFPLYLSDAAALIAHLTAPVPEDWWTLPRRLFSRSNATRLDWIGTSMGGLIGMMLAARARTPIRRLVLNDVGPLVPWAGLARLKGIHAGLYTKFRDLEEVEAHLRAVCATFGPLDDAKWRHVARHSARRLEDGSYVLACDPGIVGSLRSSATDGIEFGTDFLMGVDLWPVWEAVRCPVLVLRGAESDLLLASTAQEMTRRGPQARVVEFPGIGHAPWLMTDEQIGVVREFLLDKD, from the coding sequence CTCTGCCTCGATCCCCACGGCTTCCATCGGGTCGCGTACACCGAATGGGGCGACCGGTCCAATCCCCACGTCGTGGTGTGCGTCCATGGGCTCACCCGCAACCGCCGGGATTTCGACTTCCTCGCCATGGCGCTGGCCGAGCACTGCCGCGTCGTGTGCATGGACGTCGTGGGCCGCGGCGACAGCGACTGGCTCGAGCACAAAGAGGACTACGGCTTTCCGCTCTATCTTTCGGACGCCGCCGCCCTCATCGCCCATCTCACCGCCCCCGTGCCCGAGGACTGGTGGACGCTTCCGCGGCGGCTCTTCTCGCGCAGCAACGCGACGCGCTTGGACTGGATCGGCACCTCCATGGGTGGGCTGATCGGCATGATGCTGGCGGCAAGAGCCCGGACTCCCATTCGCCGCCTGGTGCTGAACGACGTGGGCCCGCTGGTGCCATGGGCGGGATTGGCAAGGCTCAAGGGGATCCACGCCGGCCTTTACACGAAATTCCGTGATCTCGAGGAGGTCGAAGCTCACTTGCGCGCCGTCTGCGCCACCTTCGGGCCGCTCGACGACGCCAAGTGGCGGCATGTGGCCCGCCATAGCGCCCGGCGGCTGGAGGACGGCAGCTACGTGCTTGCCTGCGACCCCGGGATCGTCGGCTCCCTGCGCAGCAGCGCCACCGACGGAATCGAGTTCGGCACCGACTTTCTCATGGGCGTGGATCTCTGGCCCGTGTGGGAGGCGGTGCGCTGCCCCGTGCTGGTGCTTCGTGGCGCCGAGTCGGACCTGCTCCTCGCGAGCACGGCGCAGGAGATGACGCGGCGGGGGCCCCAAGCCCGGGTGGTGGAGTTCCCCGGCATCGGCCACGCGCCTTGGCTCATGACCGACGAGCAAATCGGCGTCGTGCGCGAATTTCTGCTGGACAAGGATTGA